A single genomic interval of Solibacillus sp. FSL R7-0682 harbors:
- a CDS encoding serine hydrolase domain-containing protein codes for MITQFLKDIPSNELELNIQKMNALIEYCKDEESDELILISKNGMYHENFTNTNKPIAINSLTKVFAGTAIGLLIDEGLISSLHTPISTYFSNLKNTEMSEITLWHILTHTSGIHTDGHDNELSAAPNIAKYVLALPITDKPGTVSKYNNEAVGLLSEIVRTITGKTIDQYLNEKLFIPLGIKDWEWLKDQSNNPYAYAGLSLKGIDLAKFAYLHLNDGVWNGQQIITKHWIDMATHPTQSINRNWGYLWLTAYVEDVYIGYGMSGFGGKYLLVSPKENFIAIRLVHRRDPIPAPSADLFFKLAIDIIK; via the coding sequence ATGATCACTCAATTTCTAAAAGACATACCCTCTAACGAATTAGAGTTAAATATCCAAAAAATGAATGCACTTATTGAGTATTGTAAAGACGAGGAATCAGATGAACTAATACTCATTTCTAAAAATGGAATGTATCATGAAAATTTTACAAATACGAATAAACCTATTGCCATTAATTCATTGACAAAGGTTTTTGCTGGAACTGCAATCGGATTATTAATAGACGAAGGGTTAATTTCTTCTTTACATACGCCTATTTCTACCTATTTCTCAAATTTAAAAAACACAGAAATGAGTGAAATTACACTTTGGCATATTTTAACGCATACTTCTGGAATTCATACAGACGGACACGATAATGAGCTTAGTGCTGCCCCGAATATTGCAAAATATGTTTTAGCTTTACCGATAACGGATAAACCAGGTACTGTTTCAAAATATAATAATGAAGCAGTTGGTCTACTTTCCGAAATTGTACGAACAATAACAGGCAAAACAATAGACCAATATCTAAATGAAAAACTATTTATCCCATTAGGAATTAAAGATTGGGAGTGGTTAAAGGACCAATCAAATAACCCTTATGCATACGCTGGGCTTTCCTTAAAAGGAATTGACTTAGCAAAATTCGCCTATTTGCATTTAAATGATGGAGTATGGAATGGGCAACAAATTATTACTAAACATTGGATTGATATGGCTACTCACCCTACTCAGTCCATTAATCGAAATTGGGGTTACTTATGGTTAACAGCTTATGTGGAAGATGTATATATTGGCTACGGAATGAGTGGTTTTGGTGGTAAGTATTTATTAGTGAGCCCGAAAGAAAATTTTATTGCAATCCGCCTTGTACATAGAAGAGACCCTATTCCTGCTCCTAGTGCAGACCTATTTTTCAAACTTGCAATTGATATAATCAAATAA